One Rubrobacter naiadicus genomic region harbors:
- the holA gene encoding DNA polymerase III subunit delta: MGVYLLLGDDEERKRRGVERLRRGRDAVVLDAGASSPEEAVSACNSYPLFGEGSFVVVRGVDAWNAAQKDVITRYLEDPAGEADLVLLARKLGARERLRAAVEKVGEVHEFEQPTGRALARWAARRAKELGAELPEDVAAELARRCSEDKLRMIPELEKLALYREGGRIGREDLDALCPPDVQSNIFAFVDALAEGRRRRALEALARLFATGEPPLRVVYMMRRQFRLVGRALALVGEGAAPRELAGQLGVPPFVARKLAEQARNLDPAGVERALSVLLALEGGLKGRSDLEARLQVELATIELCRERAS, translated from the coding sequence GTGGGAGTCTACCTTCTGCTCGGCGACGACGAGGAGCGCAAGCGGCGCGGCGTGGAGAGGCTGCGGAGGGGGCGGGACGCGGTCGTCCTCGACGCCGGGGCCTCATCCCCGGAGGAGGCCGTCTCCGCCTGCAACTCCTACCCGCTCTTCGGGGAGGGGAGCTTCGTCGTCGTGCGCGGCGTCGACGCCTGGAACGCCGCGCAGAAGGACGTGATCACGCGCTACCTCGAAGACCCGGCCGGGGAGGCCGACCTCGTCCTCCTCGCGAGGAAGCTCGGCGCCCGCGAGAGGCTGCGGGCGGCCGTCGAGAAGGTGGGCGAGGTGCACGAGTTCGAGCAGCCGACCGGGCGGGCGCTCGCCCGGTGGGCCGCACGTCGCGCGAAGGAGCTCGGGGCGGAGCTCCCCGAGGACGTCGCCGCCGAGCTCGCGCGGCGCTGCTCGGAGGACAAGCTGCGCATGATCCCGGAGCTCGAGAAGCTCGCGCTCTACCGGGAGGGGGGGAGGATAGGCCGGGAGGATCTCGACGCCCTGTGCCCGCCCGACGTGCAGTCGAACATCTTCGCCTTCGTCGACGCGCTGGCCGAGGGGAGGCGCCGGCGGGCGCTCGAGGCGCTCGCCCGGCTCTTCGCCACCGGGGAGCCGCCGCTGCGGGTCGTGTACATGATGCGGCGTCAGTTCCGTCTGGTGGGCCGGGCGCTCGCGCTCGTCGGGGAGGGGGCCGCCCCGCGCGAGCTCGCCGGACAGCTCGGGGTGCCGCCGTTCGTCGCCCGCAAGCTCGCGGAGCAGGCCCGGAACCTGGACCCCGCCGGCGTCGAGCGCGCCCTCTCGGTGCTGCTCGCCCTGGAGGGCGGGCTCAAAGGAAGAAGCGACCTGGAGGCGCGCCTCCAGGTCGAGCTCGCCACGATTGAGCTGTGCCGGGAGAGGGCCTCCTAG
- the rpsT gene encoding 30S ribosomal protein S20 produces the protein MPAPSKRERQNRRRYERNRSVRTRLRNLSKRFYRALEAGEVEQARALRDTSQKEYAKAATKGIIHRNKASRKLSRLDRALAKVSSRGEREG, from the coding sequence ATGCCGGCACCGTCGAAGAGGGAGCGTCAGAACCGCAGGCGTTACGAGCGCAACCGCAGCGTGCGCACCCGCCTGCGCAACCTCTCCAAGCGCTTCTACCGGGCGCTCGAGGCCGGGGAGGTCGAGCAGGCGCGCGCGCTGCGCGACACCAGCCAGAAGGAGTACGCGAAGGCGGCGACGAAGGGGATAATCCACCGCAACAAGGCCTCGCGCAAGCTGAGCCGCCTCGACCGCGCGCTCGCGAAGGTCTCCTCGCGGGGCGAGAGGGAGGGCTAG
- the lepA gene encoding translation elongation factor 4 — MESTARNTRNFCIIAHIDHGKSTLADRLLELTDAVPERERVDQILDTMEIERERGITIKAQAVRLLHRRGGETYTLNLIDTPGHVDFAYEVSRAIAACEGAVLLVDASQGIQAQTLANLYMALEHDLEIIPAINKIDLPIADVAAVTGELVDLIGVDESEIIRLSAKTGEGVEELLDAIVERIPAPESTCERTRALVFDSLYDPYRGVISLARVFDGSLRKGDAVRAMRSGEEFELLEVGCYSPKPKALEVLGTGEVGYLVAGLKDIEALRVGDTVTLAAEPAKEPLPGYERALPTVFSGLYPTDADDFERLRGALEKLQLNDASLYFEPENSRLGFGFRCGFLGLLHMEIVQERLEREFDLDLIATSPSVRYRVRAGGKEFEITNPSDLPDDYDEILEPVVRATIVCPNEYVGAVMGLCHERRGTSVGMEYLSAKRVQLTYDLPLAEIITDFFDALKSRTKGYASYDYEPKGYEAADLVKVRVLVAGEPVDALSIIVHREKAYQRGRALVEKLKELIPRQQFEVPVQAAVGRRVIARETVKAYRKDVTAKCYGGDITRKRKLLEKQKAGKRRMKQVGNVEIPQEAFLAAIRI, encoded by the coding sequence GTGGAGAGCACCGCACGGAACACGCGCAACTTCTGCATAATCGCGCACATAGACCACGGGAAGAGCACCCTCGCCGACCGCCTGCTCGAGCTCACCGACGCGGTCCCCGAGAGGGAGAGGGTCGACCAGATCCTCGACACCATGGAGATCGAACGCGAGCGGGGCATCACGATCAAGGCGCAGGCGGTGAGGCTGCTCCACCGCCGGGGCGGGGAGACCTACACCCTCAACCTCATCGACACCCCGGGGCACGTGGACTTCGCGTACGAGGTCTCGCGGGCGATCGCCGCCTGCGAGGGGGCGGTGCTGCTGGTGGACGCGAGCCAGGGCATCCAGGCGCAGACGCTCGCCAACCTCTACATGGCGCTGGAGCACGACCTGGAGATCATCCCGGCCATAAACAAGATCGACCTCCCGATAGCCGACGTGGCCGCGGTCACCGGGGAGCTGGTCGACCTCATCGGGGTGGACGAGTCCGAGATCATCCGCCTCTCGGCCAAGACCGGAGAGGGGGTCGAGGAGCTGCTCGACGCGATCGTCGAGCGCATCCCGGCGCCAGAGAGCACCTGCGAGAGGACGCGCGCCCTCGTCTTCGACTCGCTCTACGACCCTTACCGGGGCGTGATCTCGCTCGCCCGCGTCTTCGACGGCTCCCTGAGGAAGGGGGATGCGGTGCGGGCGATGCGCAGCGGCGAGGAGTTCGAGCTTCTGGAGGTCGGCTGCTACTCGCCGAAGCCGAAGGCGCTCGAGGTGCTCGGGACGGGGGAGGTCGGCTACCTCGTCGCCGGGCTCAAGGACATCGAGGCGCTCCGGGTCGGGGACACGGTCACGCTCGCCGCCGAGCCCGCAAAGGAGCCGCTGCCCGGCTACGAGCGGGCGCTCCCGACGGTCTTCTCCGGGCTCTACCCGACCGACGCCGACGACTTCGAGCGGCTGCGCGGGGCGCTGGAGAAGCTGCAGCTCAACGACGCCTCGCTCTACTTCGAGCCCGAGAACTCCAGGCTCGGCTTCGGGTTCCGGTGCGGTTTCCTGGGCCTGTTGCACATGGAGATCGTGCAGGAGCGGCTCGAGCGCGAGTTCGACCTCGACCTCATCGCGACCTCCCCGAGCGTGCGCTACCGGGTGCGCGCTGGGGGCAAAGAGTTCGAGATCACCAACCCGAGCGACCTCCCCGACGACTACGACGAGATCCTGGAGCCGGTCGTCAGGGCGACGATCGTCTGTCCGAACGAGTACGTCGGGGCGGTGATGGGCCTCTGCCACGAGCGGCGCGGGACCTCGGTCGGGATGGAGTACCTCTCGGCGAAGAGGGTTCAGCTCACCTACGACCTGCCGCTCGCCGAGATAATCACGGACTTCTTCGACGCCCTCAAGAGCCGCACCAAAGGGTACGCCTCCTACGACTACGAGCCGAAGGGCTACGAGGCGGCGGACCTCGTGAAGGTCCGGGTGCTCGTCGCCGGGGAGCCGGTCGATGCGCTCTCGATCATCGTCCACCGCGAGAAGGCCTACCAGCGCGGCAGGGCGCTCGTCGAGAAGCTCAAGGAGCTCATCCCGCGCCAGCAGTTCGAGGTGCCCGTGCAGGCCGCGGTCGGCCGGCGCGTCATCGCGCGCGAGACCGTGAAGGCCTACCGCAAGGACGTGACCGCCAAGTGCTACGGCGGGGACATCACCCGCAAGCGCAAGCTCCTCGAGAAACAGAAGGCCGGAAAGCGCCGGATGAAGCAGGTGGGGAACGTCGAGATCCCCCAGGAAGCCTTCCTCGCCGCGATTCGTATCTGA